The Arthrobacter sp. NicSoilC5 genome has a window encoding:
- the glnA gene encoding type I glutamate--ammonia ligase, with product MDRQQEFVLRTIEERDVRFVRLWFTDVVGSLKSVALAPAEVEGAFEEGLGFDGSSIEGLARVFESDMLAQPDPATFQILPWRGETEQTSRMFCDILTPDGEPSAADPRNVLKRTLAKAADMGFTCYTHPEIEFYLLKSHEPGPNGAPVPVDEGGYFDHVPGGVAQDFRRTAVTMLESVGISVEFSHHEAGPGQNEIDLRYADALQTADNIMTFRTVIKEVALQQGTYATFMPKPFTDHPGSGMHTHFSLFEGDSNAFFEAGAEFQLSKTARQFIAGILKHAPEFTAVTNQFVNSYKRLWGGGEAPSYLSWGHNNRSALVRVPLYKPGKGQSARIEYRGIDSAANPYLAYAVLLGAGLKGIEEGYDLPAAAEDDVWSLSSAERRAMGHDPLPASLHDAIRSMEDSELMPQILGEQVYEHFLRNKRAEWQDYRLQVTPYELQRNLGIL from the coding sequence ATGGACCGCCAGCAAGAGTTTGTCCTGCGCACAATCGAAGAGCGCGACGTACGTTTCGTGCGCCTGTGGTTCACCGACGTCGTGGGTTCGCTGAAGTCAGTGGCGCTGGCCCCGGCGGAGGTCGAGGGCGCATTCGAGGAAGGCCTGGGGTTCGACGGTTCCTCCATCGAAGGCCTGGCCCGTGTTTTCGAATCCGACATGCTGGCCCAGCCGGATCCCGCCACCTTCCAGATCTTGCCGTGGCGGGGCGAGACGGAGCAGACGTCCAGGATGTTCTGCGACATCCTGACCCCCGACGGCGAGCCCTCCGCCGCCGATCCGCGCAACGTGCTCAAGCGGACCCTCGCCAAGGCCGCGGACATGGGCTTCACCTGCTACACCCACCCCGAGATCGAGTTCTACCTGCTCAAGTCGCACGAGCCGGGTCCGAACGGTGCTCCTGTTCCGGTGGACGAGGGCGGCTACTTTGACCATGTCCCCGGTGGCGTGGCCCAGGACTTCCGGCGCACCGCGGTGACCATGCTGGAATCGGTCGGCATTTCCGTGGAATTCAGCCACCACGAGGCAGGCCCGGGCCAGAACGAGATCGATCTCCGCTACGCCGACGCCCTGCAGACGGCGGACAACATCATGACGTTCCGCACCGTCATCAAGGAAGTGGCGCTCCAGCAGGGCACCTACGCCACGTTCATGCCCAAGCCGTTCACCGACCACCCCGGGTCGGGAATGCACACGCACTTCTCCCTGTTCGAAGGCGACAGCAACGCGTTCTTCGAAGCAGGGGCTGAGTTCCAGCTGTCCAAGACGGCCCGGCAGTTCATCGCCGGCATCCTCAAGCACGCCCCGGAATTCACGGCCGTCACCAACCAGTTCGTCAACTCCTACAAGCGCCTGTGGGGCGGCGGCGAAGCACCCAGCTACCTCAGCTGGGGCCACAACAACCGCTCCGCGCTGGTCCGCGTGCCGCTGTACAAGCCAGGCAAGGGCCAGTCCGCAAGGATCGAGTACCGCGGCATCGACTCCGCCGCGAACCCGTACCTTGCCTACGCCGTGCTGCTTGGCGCGGGCCTGAAGGGCATCGAGGAGGGCTACGACCTTCCGGCCGCGGCAGAGGACGATGTCTGGTCGCTGAGCTCCGCGGAACGCCGCGCCATGGGCCATGACCCGCTCCCGGCCAGCCTGCACGATGCCATCCGTTCCATGGAGGACTCGGAGCTGATGCCGCAGATCCTGGGCGAACAGGTTTACGAGCACTTCCTGCGCAACAAGCGCGCCGAATGGCAGGACTACCGGCTTCAGGTGACGCCCTACGAGCTGCAGCGCAACCTCGGCATCCTCTAG
- the map gene encoding type I methionyl aminopeptidase encodes MPSLASTAPIGTLTPGTLSPQRPVPASIPRPEYVGKPAPAKFTGSEVKSAETIEKIRIAGKIAAQAIVEVGKHIQPGVTTDELDKVGHEFLLDHNAYPSTLGYRGFPKSLCSSLNEVICHGIPDSTVVRDGDILNIDITAYLNGVHGDTNYTFLVGDVDEESRLLVERTQESLNRAIKAVAPGREINVIGRAIQSYAKRFGYGVVRDFTGHGVGEAFHTGLIIPHYDAAPAYNTVIEAGMVFTIEPMLTLGTVEWDMWSDDWTVVTRDRKRTAQFEHTLLVTETGAEILTLP; translated from the coding sequence ATGCCTTCCCTTGCCTCAACTGCACCCATTGGCACCCTCACCCCGGGTACCCTGAGTCCGCAGCGTCCCGTCCCGGCGTCCATCCCCCGTCCGGAATACGTCGGCAAGCCGGCACCCGCCAAATTCACCGGCTCCGAAGTCAAGTCTGCGGAGACCATCGAGAAGATCCGGATTGCCGGGAAGATCGCGGCGCAGGCCATCGTGGAAGTGGGCAAGCACATCCAGCCGGGAGTCACCACCGACGAGCTGGACAAAGTGGGCCACGAATTCCTGCTGGACCATAACGCCTACCCGTCCACGCTCGGTTACCGCGGATTCCCAAAGTCACTGTGTTCCTCCTTGAACGAGGTCATCTGCCACGGCATCCCGGACAGCACCGTGGTCCGGGACGGCGACATCCTGAACATCGACATCACGGCCTACCTCAACGGCGTCCACGGGGACACCAACTACACGTTCCTGGTAGGGGACGTGGACGAGGAGTCCCGGCTCCTCGTGGAGCGCACGCAGGAGTCGCTGAACCGGGCCATCAAGGCCGTGGCGCCGGGACGTGAAATCAACGTCATTGGCAGGGCCATCCAGTCCTATGCCAAGCGCTTTGGCTACGGCGTGGTCCGCGACTTCACCGGCCATGGCGTCGGAGAAGCCTTCCACACCGGGCTCATCATCCCGCACTACGATGCCGCCCCTGCCTACAACACCGTGATCGAAGCGGGAATGGTGTTCACCATCGAACCGATGCTCACGCTGGGCACTGTGGAGTGGGACATGTGGAGCGATGACTGGACCGTGGTCACACGGGACCGCAAGCGCACCGCCCAATTCGAGCACACCCTGCTGGTCACCGAGACCGGCGCCGAAATCCTTACCCTGCCGTAG
- a CDS encoding polyphosphate--glucose phosphotransferase — protein MAKKDEKSHKNAPLIGIDIGGTGIKGGIVDLKKGKLLGERFRVPTPQPATPEAVAEAVALVVAELSARPEAPEAGSPVGVTFPGIIQHGVVHSAANVDKSWLDTDIDALLTARLGRPVEVINDADAAGLAEARYGAGEGVAGTVLVITLGTGIGSAFIFDGKLVPNAELGHLEIDGHDAESKASAVARERDGLSWDEYSVLLQRYFSHVEFLFSPELFIVGGGISKRADEYLPNLKLRTPIVPAVLRNEAGIVGAALEIALQHNLAK, from the coding sequence TTGGCCAAGAAGGACGAGAAGTCGCACAAGAACGCACCGCTGATCGGCATCGACATCGGTGGTACGGGCATCAAGGGCGGCATTGTCGACCTGAAGAAGGGCAAGCTCCTCGGAGAACGCTTCCGGGTGCCCACCCCGCAGCCCGCCACCCCTGAGGCCGTAGCCGAGGCCGTGGCCCTGGTGGTGGCCGAACTCTCGGCACGCCCCGAGGCCCCGGAAGCCGGCTCCCCCGTGGGCGTGACCTTTCCCGGCATCATCCAGCACGGAGTGGTCCACTCCGCAGCCAATGTGGACAAGAGCTGGCTGGACACGGACATCGACGCCCTCCTCACGGCCCGGCTCGGCCGGCCGGTGGAAGTCATCAATGATGCGGACGCCGCAGGCCTGGCAGAGGCACGCTACGGGGCCGGCGAAGGCGTCGCCGGCACTGTCCTGGTGATCACGCTCGGTACCGGCATCGGTTCAGCCTTCATCTTTGACGGAAAGCTGGTCCCCAACGCAGAGCTGGGGCACCTTGAAATTGACGGCCACGATGCCGAATCCAAGGCGTCCGCCGTTGCCCGCGAACGTGACGGGCTGTCCTGGGACGAGTACAGCGTGCTGCTGCAGCGCTACTTCTCGCACGTGGAGTTCCTGTTCTCGCCGGAACTGTTCATCGTGGGCGGCGGGATTTCAAAGCGCGCCGACGAGTACCTTCCCAACCTCAAGCTCCGTACCCCGATTGTCCCGGCGGTCCTCCGCAACGAGGCAGGCATCGTGGGTGCGGCGCTGGAAATCGCGCTCCAGCACAACCTGGCCAAGTAG
- a CDS encoding DMT family transporter — translation MDSVEQGRTSQPPQEAGTPSTRAQGRRRVIALLSLLGATLFWAGNYVVGAGAVHSIDPLSLVFLRWAIALVPLLLIAQLVEKPCWRSVAAAWPWLLALSVCGLLGYNLLLYFALEHTDAFNASLINAFNPALITLAAAVFLRERLTPMAVAGVVMALAGVLIVISGGNVGRLATAGFGTGEMLMVGAVVVWTAYTVTGRLAPKIPPITATAVQAAVAVALLAPVRFATGGLAFPGTGSALASLLFIAIFPSVLSYVLWNRALTVLPAAGAGVFLNLITVFTAVLTILAGQVHTAAQFVGGAIVVGGVIVTNARAFRRKHPASA, via the coding sequence GTGGACTCGGTTGAGCAGGGACGGACGTCACAGCCGCCGCAGGAGGCTGGGACGCCGAGCACGCGCGCGCAGGGACGCAGGCGGGTAATCGCTCTCCTCTCCCTGCTGGGGGCAACCCTGTTCTGGGCCGGCAACTACGTGGTGGGCGCCGGCGCTGTCCACAGCATCGACCCCCTGAGCCTGGTCTTCCTGCGGTGGGCGATCGCACTGGTGCCGCTGCTGCTGATAGCCCAGCTTGTGGAGAAGCCCTGCTGGCGGTCCGTTGCAGCTGCGTGGCCGTGGCTGCTGGCGCTCAGCGTGTGCGGGCTCCTCGGCTACAACCTTCTCCTGTACTTCGCCCTGGAACACACCGATGCGTTCAATGCCTCGCTGATCAACGCCTTCAATCCGGCGCTGATCACGCTGGCGGCCGCAGTATTCCTGCGCGAGCGGCTCACGCCGATGGCCGTGGCCGGCGTCGTGATGGCGCTGGCCGGCGTCCTCATCGTCATCAGCGGAGGGAATGTGGGCCGGCTGGCCACTGCCGGCTTCGGCACCGGCGAGATGCTGATGGTGGGGGCGGTGGTTGTCTGGACGGCCTACACGGTCACTGGCCGCCTGGCACCCAAGATCCCGCCGATCACAGCTACGGCAGTGCAGGCAGCCGTGGCGGTGGCCCTCCTGGCCCCGGTGCGGTTCGCAACGGGCGGCCTGGCTTTTCCTGGGACGGGCAGTGCGTTGGCGTCATTGCTCTTCATCGCGATTTTTCCGTCGGTACTGTCCTACGTGCTGTGGAACCGCGCCCTGACGGTCCTGCCGGCGGCCGGTGCCGGCGTGTTCCTCAACCTGATCACTGTCTTCACCGCAGTCCTGACCATTCTGGCCGGACAGGTCCACACGGCCGCGCAGTTTGTGGGCGGCGCCATCGTCGTCGGCGGCGTGATCGTCACTAATGCGCGGGCCTTCCGGCGGAAGCACCCGGCCAGCGCTTAG
- a CDS encoding GNAT family N-acetyltransferase, with the protein MGTDWVWLIPLRDLDADARAIQLGAIADMSLLAGQERFVGDPLRMALAGLAEESRHPYVVEAGGNASGVLTLQAGAAGLAGWPDDKSAWLLRGFLIDSRHQGKGLGTLAATAAVEAARRLTVRHQSCESGVVLSVNEENHAGLSAYRRAGFVDAGPYLGGSAGPQRIMFHSFAAAAPA; encoded by the coding sequence ATGGGCACTGACTGGGTCTGGCTCATCCCGCTCCGGGACCTGGACGCGGATGCCCGCGCCATCCAGTTGGGCGCCATCGCGGACATGTCGCTCCTGGCAGGCCAGGAACGTTTCGTGGGCGACCCCCTGCGCATGGCGCTGGCAGGCCTGGCCGAGGAATCACGGCACCCCTACGTCGTGGAGGCCGGCGGGAACGCATCCGGTGTCCTGACCCTCCAGGCGGGGGCGGCCGGCCTTGCCGGGTGGCCCGACGACAAGTCAGCGTGGCTGCTGCGGGGCTTCCTCATCGACAGCCGGCACCAGGGCAAGGGGCTGGGCACGCTGGCGGCCACCGCCGCTGTGGAGGCCGCACGCAGGCTCACCGTCCGGCACCAAAGCTGCGAGTCCGGCGTCGTACTTTCCGTCAATGAGGAGAACCATGCGGGCCTCTCCGCGTACCGCCGCGCCGGCTTCGTCGACGCAGGCCCGTACCTCGGCGGTTCCGCGGGGCCGCAACGGATCATGTTCCACAGCTTCGCTGCCGCCGCACCGGCGTAA
- the glnA gene encoding type I glutamate--ammonia ligase yields MFKTADEVLKFIKDEDVKFVDIRFTDLPGVQQHFNVPAKSVDADFFVNGQLFDGSSIRGFQGIAESDMQLIPDVTTAFLDTFRMEKTLALNFSIVNPRTGDPYHRDPRGVAEKAEAYLASTGIADTAFFAPEAEFFVFDNVQYQSSPEGSFYKIDSEEAHWNSGREEEGGNLGYKTPVKGGYFPVSPTDKQADLRDAMCVALDEAGLEVERSHHEVGSAGQAEINYKFTTLTHAADDLQKFKYVIKNTADAWGKSVTFMPKPVFGDNGSGMHCHQSLWNGGEPLFYDEKGYAGLSDTARWYIGGLLQHSSAVLAFTNPTVNSYRRLVKGFEAPVNMVYSQGNRSAGIRIPITGSNPKAKRIEFRAPDPSSNPYLAFAAQLMAGIDGIRNRIEPPAPIDKDLYELPAEEAKDIPKAPGNLEEALEALREDNEFLQAGGVFTQDLIDTWIEYKYENEIRPLSLRPNPYEFELYYGV; encoded by the coding sequence ATGTTCAAGACTGCGGACGAAGTCCTCAAGTTCATCAAGGACGAAGATGTAAAGTTCGTCGATATCCGCTTCACCGACCTTCCGGGTGTCCAGCAGCACTTCAACGTCCCCGCGAAGAGTGTTGACGCTGATTTCTTCGTCAACGGACAGCTCTTCGATGGTTCCTCCATCCGCGGATTCCAGGGCATCGCCGAATCTGACATGCAGCTGATCCCGGACGTCACCACCGCGTTCCTGGACACCTTCCGCATGGAGAAGACCCTCGCGCTGAACTTCTCGATCGTCAACCCGCGCACCGGTGACCCGTACCACCGCGACCCCCGCGGCGTAGCCGAGAAGGCCGAGGCCTACCTGGCCTCCACCGGCATCGCCGACACCGCGTTCTTCGCTCCCGAAGCCGAGTTCTTCGTGTTCGACAACGTCCAGTACCAGTCCTCCCCCGAGGGCAGCTTCTACAAGATCGACTCCGAGGAAGCCCACTGGAACAGCGGCCGCGAGGAAGAAGGCGGCAACCTGGGCTACAAGACCCCCGTCAAGGGCGGTTACTTCCCGGTCTCCCCCACCGACAAGCAGGCTGACCTGCGCGACGCCATGTGCGTTGCCCTGGACGAAGCCGGCCTCGAGGTCGAGCGCAGCCACCACGAAGTTGGATCCGCCGGCCAGGCCGAGATCAACTACAAGTTCACCACCCTGACCCACGCTGCCGATGACCTGCAGAAGTTCAAGTACGTCATCAAGAACACCGCTGACGCCTGGGGCAAGTCCGTGACCTTCATGCCGAAGCCGGTCTTCGGTGACAACGGCTCCGGCATGCACTGCCACCAGTCGCTGTGGAACGGTGGCGAGCCGCTGTTCTACGACGAGAAGGGCTACGCCGGCCTGTCCGACACCGCCCGCTGGTACATCGGCGGCCTGCTGCAGCACTCCTCCGCTGTCCTGGCCTTCACCAACCCGACGGTGAACTCCTACCGCCGCCTGGTCAAGGGCTTCGAAGCCCCGGTCAACATGGTCTACTCGCAGGGCAACCGCTCCGCCGGTATCCGCATCCCCATCACGGGCTCCAACCCCAAGGCCAAGCGCATCGAATTCCGCGCACCGGACCCCTCCTCCAACCCCTACCTGGCCTTCGCTGCCCAGCTGATGGCCGGCATTGACGGCATCCGCAACCGCATCGAGCCCCCGGCTCCGATCGACAAGGACCTCTACGAGCTCCCGGCCGAGGAAGCCAAGGACATCCCCAAGGCTCCGGGCAACCTCGAGGAAGCCCTGGAGGCCCTGCGCGAGGACAACGAGTTCCTGCAGGCCGGCGGCGTCTTCACCCAGGACCTGATCGACACCTGGATCGAGTACAAGTACGAGAACGAGATCCGTCCGCTGTCCCTGCGCCCGAACCCCTACGAGTTCGAGCTCTACTACGGCGTCTAG
- a CDS encoding RDD family protein: protein MVDRKDIGSWLTGPDTSGISKYPGERLGLPESGPGSIARAGRRIVAIMIDWGIALLISNFAFGGDSWATLAVFAIEQTLLVGTLGYSIGHRIMGIAVIKPGGGTPGPLAGLVRAVLLCLVIPAVIFDPDQRGLHDKAMNTLLIRR, encoded by the coding sequence GTGGTAGATCGCAAAGACATTGGCTCCTGGCTCACCGGACCTGACACCTCCGGCATCTCAAAGTATCCGGGGGAGCGCCTGGGGCTGCCGGAGTCCGGTCCCGGCTCCATTGCCCGGGCGGGGCGCAGGATCGTTGCGATCATGATCGACTGGGGCATCGCCTTGCTCATCAGCAACTTTGCCTTTGGCGGCGATTCCTGGGCCACGCTGGCGGTCTTCGCCATTGAACAGACCCTGCTGGTAGGCACCCTCGGCTACAGCATCGGCCACCGCATCATGGGCATCGCGGTGATCAAGCCGGGAGGCGGCACTCCGGGACCGCTTGCCGGCCTGGTCAGGGCAGTGCTCCTCTGCCTGGTTATCCCCGCAGTCATTTTCGACCCCGACCAGCGCGGCCTGCACGACAAGGCCATGAATACGCTCCTCATCCGGCGCTGA
- a CDS encoding bifunctional [glutamine synthetase] adenylyltransferase/[glutamine synthetase]-adenylyl-L-tyrosine phosphorylase, whose product MSLARRLIAAGFSDLEKGERFLAARELEGLDQDRLFAGLQLAASPDTALQSLVRLIEKHPQLRDLAAADAEDSEPMYRVLGASEALGEFLIRHPEHLEAFRVRASPEPLPADPGRLRTTLLQAVGADPRAARPVAAATGADAYAALRTAYRRGLVDLAVKDLCAADPLDFLPSVGGELADLAAAAIEAALAVSRAEAAEQHSAADVADVGLAVIGMGKCGARELNYISDVDVIYVVDAGSLEDAQANTIGTALASGISRAISSVAREPGLWEVDANLRPEGKSGPLVRTLASHETYYARWAESWEFQALLKARAIAGDAALGRAYEEAVAPLIWSSAGREGFVESVQAMRRRVTENIPAAEEQRQIKLGRGGLRDVEFTVQLLQLVHGKADETLRRRDTTSAIAALSAGGYIGRSDAAAFDNAYRYLRLLEHRIQLFQLRRTHLMPVAEPALRSLAKAVLGPFSNERPSPDSLLSAWQRTKRSVRELHERIFYRPLLNTAAKLSSEDARLTPEAAQGRLAALGYRDPQGAMRHIEALTAGVSRRAALQRQLLPILLDWLAEGVDPDAGLLAFRRVSEALGTTHWYLGLLRDSNAAAERLCHMLSNSRLIADLLEVSPESVAWLGQDKDLVPVGFEAQWQEITAKMSRHEDPESAMRLIRLIRRREILRIAIADSAGLLDQEQVGSALADTDRAAVLGALRVAEGIVSAAGPLKTTVLVVAMGRQGGREIGYGSDADVMYVHRALPGFTEAEAQEQAARIVAKVSSLLTQPLKPAIMAERVLQMDADLRPEGKNGAMVRSLDSFAEYYRRWSLIWEAQALLRARPMAGDDALAADFLSLIDPIRYPETVAEQDVREIRRIKARVESERLPRGADPARHLKLGRGGLSDVEWLVQLLQLQHAGKHPELRTTSTLEALTAAAELGLLDAADAGLLAEAWRLASRIRSANVIWNGKASDLLPSSRRDLEAVARWCGYEPGHAAALEEDYLRVSRRARAVFERVFYGH is encoded by the coding sequence GTGAGCCTGGCACGCCGCCTGATCGCGGCCGGATTCAGCGACCTGGAGAAGGGCGAACGGTTCCTTGCCGCGCGCGAACTTGAGGGGCTGGACCAGGACAGGCTCTTTGCCGGGCTGCAGCTGGCCGCGAGCCCGGACACTGCCCTGCAGTCCCTGGTCCGGCTGATTGAAAAGCACCCGCAGCTGCGTGACCTGGCGGCCGCTGACGCGGAGGACAGCGAGCCCATGTACCGGGTCCTGGGTGCTTCCGAGGCCCTGGGGGAGTTCCTCATCAGGCACCCGGAACACCTGGAGGCCTTCCGGGTCCGGGCCAGTCCCGAGCCGCTGCCTGCCGACCCGGGCCGGCTGCGCACCACCCTCCTGCAGGCCGTGGGCGCCGACCCCCGCGCCGCACGTCCCGTGGCCGCCGCCACCGGCGCGGACGCCTACGCTGCCCTGCGCACGGCCTACCGGCGCGGACTGGTGGACCTCGCCGTCAAGGACCTCTGCGCCGCGGACCCGCTGGACTTCCTGCCATCGGTGGGCGGTGAACTGGCGGACCTGGCCGCGGCCGCCATCGAGGCTGCCCTCGCCGTCTCCCGCGCTGAAGCGGCGGAGCAGCACAGCGCTGCCGACGTCGCCGACGTCGGCCTGGCAGTCATCGGCATGGGCAAATGCGGAGCCCGGGAACTGAACTACATCTCCGACGTCGACGTCATCTACGTCGTGGACGCCGGCAGCCTGGAGGACGCCCAGGCCAACACCATCGGCACGGCGCTGGCAAGCGGCATCTCCCGGGCGATCTCCTCGGTCGCGAGGGAACCCGGACTGTGGGAAGTGGACGCGAACCTCAGGCCCGAGGGCAAATCGGGGCCGCTGGTCCGCACCCTCGCCTCCCACGAGACGTACTACGCCAGGTGGGCCGAAAGCTGGGAATTCCAGGCGCTGCTCAAGGCCCGTGCCATCGCGGGCGACGCCGCACTGGGCCGGGCGTACGAGGAAGCCGTGGCGCCGCTGATCTGGAGCTCGGCCGGGCGGGAGGGCTTCGTCGAGTCCGTCCAGGCGATGCGGCGCCGGGTCACCGAGAACATTCCGGCCGCCGAGGAGCAGCGCCAGATCAAGCTGGGCCGCGGCGGACTGCGCGACGTTGAATTCACCGTCCAGCTGCTCCAGCTGGTGCATGGCAAGGCGGATGAAACTTTACGACGGCGGGACACCACCTCTGCGATCGCTGCCCTGTCAGCGGGCGGTTACATTGGCCGTTCCGACGCGGCGGCATTCGACAACGCCTACCGTTACCTGCGGCTCCTGGAGCACCGGATCCAGTTGTTCCAGCTGCGCCGCACCCACCTCATGCCGGTGGCGGAGCCGGCGCTGCGCTCTTTGGCCAAAGCCGTCCTGGGGCCGTTCTCCAACGAACGGCCCAGCCCGGACTCCCTGCTGTCCGCCTGGCAGCGGACCAAGCGCTCGGTCCGTGAACTGCACGAGCGCATCTTCTACCGGCCGCTGCTGAATACGGCAGCCAAACTCAGCAGCGAGGACGCCAGGCTGACCCCCGAGGCGGCGCAGGGACGGCTTGCGGCGCTCGGATACCGGGACCCGCAGGGGGCGATGCGCCACATTGAGGCGCTGACCGCCGGTGTGAGCCGCCGGGCCGCCCTGCAGCGCCAGCTCCTGCCCATCCTGCTCGACTGGCTCGCCGAGGGCGTGGACCCGGACGCAGGCCTTCTGGCCTTCCGCCGCGTCAGCGAAGCCCTGGGCACCACCCACTGGTACCTGGGCCTGCTCCGCGACTCCAACGCCGCCGCTGAACGCCTGTGCCACATGCTGTCCAACTCCCGGCTCATCGCGGACCTGCTCGAGGTCTCGCCGGAATCGGTGGCATGGCTGGGACAGGACAAGGACCTGGTTCCCGTGGGCTTTGAAGCCCAATGGCAGGAGATCACGGCAAAGATGTCCCGGCACGAGGACCCGGAGAGTGCCATGCGCCTGATCCGGCTGATCCGTCGGCGGGAAATCCTGCGCATCGCCATCGCCGATTCGGCGGGCCTCCTGGACCAGGAACAGGTGGGCAGCGCCCTGGCGGACACGGACCGCGCCGCCGTCCTGGGCGCGCTGCGGGTGGCGGAAGGAATAGTCTCTGCCGCCGGCCCGCTCAAAACCACGGTGCTGGTGGTGGCCATGGGCCGGCAGGGCGGCCGGGAGATCGGCTACGGCTCTGACGCCGACGTCATGTACGTCCACAGGGCGCTGCCCGGCTTTACCGAAGCGGAGGCGCAGGAACAGGCGGCCCGCATCGTGGCGAAGGTGTCCAGCCTCCTCACGCAGCCCCTGAAGCCGGCCATCATGGCGGAACGGGTCCTCCAGATGGACGCCGACCTCCGTCCCGAGGGGAAAAACGGGGCCATGGTGCGCTCCCTGGACTCCTTCGCCGAGTACTACCGCCGCTGGTCCCTGATCTGGGAAGCCCAGGCGCTCCTGCGGGCACGGCCCATGGCCGGCGATGATGCCCTGGCCGCTGATTTCCTCTCGCTGATCGATCCCATCCGGTACCCGGAAACTGTGGCGGAGCAGGACGTACGGGAGATCCGGCGCATCAAGGCCAGGGTGGAATCGGAGCGGTTGCCGCGCGGCGCAGACCCAGCACGGCACCTCAAACTCGGCCGCGGCGGCCTCAGCGACGTTGAGTGGCTGGTGCAGCTGCTGCAGCTCCAGCATGCCGGGAAACACCCGGAACTCCGGACCACATCCACGCTGGAAGCCCTCACCGCAGCAGCGGAACTTGGACTGTTGGATGCTGCCGACGCCGGTTTGCTGGCCGAGGCCTGGCGGCTGGCCAGCCGCATCCGGTCCGCCAATGTCATCTGGAACGGTAAGGCTTCCGATCTCCTGCCATCCTCCCGCCGCGACCTTGAAGCCGTGGCGCGCTGGTGCGGCTATGAGCCGGGACACGCAGCCGCGCTGGAGGAAGACTATTTGCGGGTGAGCCGCCGCGCCCGGGCTGTTTTTGAACGTGTCTTCTATGGGCACTGA
- a CDS encoding SPOR domain-containing protein, translated as MTEYWFNVNTHEVEEDRLSDWSQLIGPYKTREEAEHAIEKVRARNEAWEKGDDD; from the coding sequence ATGACTGAGTACTGGTTCAACGTCAATACCCACGAAGTGGAAGAGGACCGGCTGTCGGACTGGAGCCAGCTCATTGGGCCCTACAAGACCCGCGAAGAAGCTGAGCACGCCATCGAGAAGGTCCGGGCGCGCAACGAGGCCTGGGAAAAGGGCGACGACGACTGA
- the panB gene encoding 3-methyl-2-oxobutanoate hydroxymethyltransferase: MASNSSDSSASAEVPAPYGNGPGVPVPAERKPAKVRIHHLQQAKRDGTRFAMLTAYEQYTAEIFDAAGIEVLLVGDSASNNVFGNETSLPVTVDELLPLCRAVARSAKRALVVADLPFGSYEVSAEQAVGAGVRFLKEGLAHAVKIEGGKYYAPTVRAMVQAGIPVMAHIGFTPQSEHALGGYRVQGRGDDAQRLIEDARALEEAGAFCVLMEMVPAETAAAVDAAVGVPTVGIGAGNATTGQVLVWQDMAGLRGGRMAKFVKQYADLRSTLHDAATAYGDDVRSGTFPGPEHSF, translated from the coding sequence ATGGCCTCCAACAGCTCCGACTCCAGCGCGTCCGCAGAAGTACCCGCCCCGTACGGCAACGGCCCCGGCGTGCCGGTTCCTGCCGAACGGAAGCCCGCCAAGGTCCGCATCCACCACCTGCAGCAGGCCAAGCGTGACGGCACCAGGTTTGCCATGCTCACGGCGTACGAGCAGTACACGGCCGAGATCTTCGATGCTGCCGGCATCGAGGTGCTCCTGGTCGGAGACTCGGCGTCCAACAACGTCTTTGGCAATGAGACCAGCCTCCCGGTGACCGTTGACGAACTGCTCCCCCTCTGCCGGGCGGTGGCCAGGTCCGCCAAGCGTGCCCTGGTGGTGGCCGACCTGCCGTTCGGCAGCTACGAGGTCAGCGCGGAACAGGCCGTCGGCGCGGGCGTCAGGTTCCTGAAGGAAGGGCTGGCCCACGCGGTGAAGATCGAGGGCGGGAAGTACTACGCCCCCACGGTCCGCGCGATGGTGCAGGCGGGCATCCCCGTGATGGCCCACATCGGCTTCACGCCCCAGAGCGAACACGCCTTGGGCGGCTACCGCGTGCAGGGCCGCGGCGACGACGCCCAACGGCTGATCGAGGACGCCCGCGCCCTTGAGGAGGCCGGTGCGTTTTGCGTGCTGATGGAGATGGTGCCGGCGGAGACTGCCGCCGCGGTTGACGCCGCCGTGGGCGTGCCCACCGTGGGCATCGGGGCCGGGAACGCCACCACGGGCCAGGTCCTTGTCTGGCAGGACATGGCCGGGCTTCGCGGCGGCCGGATGGCCAAATTCGTCAAGCAGTACGCGGACCTGCGCAGCACACTGCACGACGCCGCCACCGCCTACGGGGACGACGTCCGGTCCGGCACGTTCCCCGGCCCGGAACACTCGTTCTAG